A window of the Streptomyces sp. NBC_00454 genome harbors these coding sequences:
- a CDS encoding DUF3043 domain-containing protein: protein MGFVFGSRSSKEEKAAATDKVSADLSQSRDPQAPKGRPTPKRAVAQSQRKAVVASTGNRKEDAKRARERRRVEMTKQREALASGDERYLPNRDKGPVRRYVRDFVDSRFSVAEMFLPLAVIILVLSMVRVPSIQNIALMLWLGVIALILVDSVGMFIRLRKALNTKFPDEPKRGAVAYGLMRTLQMRRLRLPKPQVKRGERP from the coding sequence TTGGGTTTTGTGTTTGGTAGCCGATCCTCCAAGGAAGAGAAGGCCGCCGCCACCGACAAGGTGAGCGCCGACCTCTCGCAGTCCCGTGACCCGCAGGCCCCGAAGGGCCGCCCTACGCCGAAGCGTGCCGTGGCCCAGTCACAGCGCAAGGCCGTGGTGGCCTCGACCGGCAACCGCAAGGAGGATGCCAAGCGAGCCCGTGAACGCCGCCGGGTCGAGATGACCAAGCAGCGCGAGGCTCTCGCCAGTGGCGACGAGCGTTACCTGCCCAACCGCGACAAGGGCCCCGTGCGCCGCTACGTCCGCGACTTCGTGGACTCCCGCTTCTCCGTCGCCGAGATGTTCCTGCCGCTGGCAGTGATCATCCTGGTGCTCAGCATGGTGCGCGTGCCGTCCATCCAGAACATCGCACTGATGCTGTGGCTCGGCGTGATCGCGCTGATCCTCGTCGACTCCGTCGGCATGTTCATCCGGCTGCGCAAGGCCCTGAACACCAAGTTCCCCGACGAGCCCAAGCGCGGCGCCGTCGCGTACGGCCTCATGCGCACCCTCCAGATGCGTCGGCTGCGCCTGCCCAAGCCGCAGGTCAAGCGCGGGGAACGGCCCTGA
- a CDS encoding PspA/IM30 family protein translates to MSGVMKRMGMIFRAKANKALDRAEDPRETLDYSYQKQLELLQKVRRGVADVATSRKRLELQLNQLQGQSSKLEDQGRKALALGREDLAREALSRRASLQQQVSDLEVQHQTLQGEEEKLTLAAQRLQAKVDAFRTKKETIKATYTAAQAQTRIAESFSGISEEMSDVGLAIQRAEDKTAQLQARAGAIDELLASGALSDASGLAKDDLQAELDRISGGSDVELELQRMKAELAGGPSAQQQAIEGGAPGTGQPSQTQHRFDKQ, encoded by the coding sequence ATGAGCGGTGTCATGAAGCGTATGGGGATGATCTTCCGCGCGAAGGCGAACAAGGCCCTTGACCGGGCCGAGGACCCGCGCGAGACCCTCGACTACTCGTACCAGAAGCAGCTGGAGCTGCTTCAGAAGGTGCGCCGCGGCGTCGCCGACGTGGCGACCTCGCGCAAGCGGCTGGAACTGCAGCTGAACCAGCTCCAGGGCCAGTCCAGCAAGCTGGAGGACCAGGGCCGCAAGGCGCTGGCGCTCGGCCGCGAGGACCTGGCCCGCGAGGCCCTGTCCCGCCGGGCCTCGCTGCAGCAGCAGGTCAGCGACCTCGAGGTGCAGCACCAGACCCTGCAGGGCGAGGAGGAGAAGCTGACGCTGGCCGCGCAGCGCCTCCAGGCCAAGGTGGACGCCTTCCGCACCAAGAAGGAGACCATCAAGGCCACGTACACGGCCGCCCAGGCGCAGACCCGGATCGCCGAGTCCTTCTCCGGCATCTCCGAGGAGATGAGCGACGTCGGCCTCGCCATCCAGCGGGCCGAGGACAAGACGGCGCAGCTGCAGGCCCGCGCCGGCGCGATCGACGAGCTGCTGGCCTCCGGCGCGCTCAGCGACGCGAGCGGGCTCGCCAAGGACGACCTCCAGGCCGAGCTGGACCGCATCTCGGGCGGTTCGGACGTGGAGCTGGAGCTCCAGCGGATGAAGGCCGAGCTGGCGGGCGGTCCCTCCGCCCAGCAGCAGGCCATCGAGGGCGGCGCCCCGGGCACCGGCCAGCCGTCGCAGACCCAGCACCGGTTCGACAAGCAGTAG
- a CDS encoding class I SAM-dependent methyltransferase: protein MSGFSDGSRLWLEGLGGLRNAVRQELVGRQVDEQIAHRFPVGQRLRVMDVGMGQGTQALRLARAGHMVTGLEQDPKMLDVAREALAAEPAGIRDRVRLMEGDGRETGAHFLPGSFDVVLCHGVLMYVPEPDAMLAGLARMLAPGGLLSLLVRNGDALAMRPGLDGDWTAAVDAFDTTDYTNRLGLDVRADRLAALTATLSGIGAPLQTWYGVRVFTDGTEAGERLPEGAELERLLAAEDRAGRTDPYRGVAALLHLCGVRG from the coding sequence CTGAGCGGTTTCTCGGACGGATCCCGCCTCTGGCTCGAGGGCCTCGGCGGGCTCCGCAACGCCGTCCGCCAGGAGCTCGTCGGCCGCCAGGTCGACGAGCAGATAGCGCACCGCTTCCCCGTCGGGCAGCGGCTGCGCGTCATGGACGTCGGCATGGGCCAGGGCACCCAGGCGCTGCGCCTGGCCCGCGCCGGGCACATGGTGACGGGCCTGGAGCAGGATCCGAAGATGCTCGACGTCGCCCGGGAGGCGCTGGCCGCCGAGCCCGCCGGAATCCGGGACCGCGTCCGCCTCATGGAGGGCGACGGCCGCGAGACCGGGGCGCACTTCCTGCCGGGCAGCTTCGACGTGGTGCTCTGCCACGGCGTGCTGATGTACGTGCCCGAGCCGGACGCCATGCTCGCCGGGCTCGCCCGCATGCTGGCCCCCGGCGGACTGCTGTCCCTGCTGGTGCGCAACGGCGACGCGCTCGCCATGCGGCCCGGCCTCGACGGCGACTGGACGGCCGCGGTGGACGCCTTCGACACCACCGACTACACGAACCGGCTGGGCCTGGACGTGCGCGCCGACCGGCTGGCCGCGCTGACGGCCACCCTGTCCGGGATCGGCGCCCCGCTGCAGACCTGGTACGGCGTACGGGTCTTCACCGACGGCACCGAGGCCGGGGAACGGCTCCCCGAGGGCGCGGAGCTGGAGCGGCTGCTCGCCGCCGAGGACCGCGCCGGACGAACCGACCCCTACCGCGGGGTCGCCGCCCTGCTGCATCTGTGCGGCGTACGGGGCTGA